One stretch of Vulpes lagopus strain Blue_001 chromosome X, ASM1834538v1, whole genome shotgun sequence DNA includes these proteins:
- the LOC121482504 gene encoding EZH inhibitory protein translates to MATPSSKEKAQKQQLGEVPPGPKNEVALAPGDACGVSNPDPGASVPSVSSDLSPSGGGALHSGTAGSSASALAAVGAISITGEGPWLPFMGCVLERERANLQGGRSPRTELKCVVPEAGQGLQTSHAGSVATMVQAMRGVGPTSGPPTQAMSPGKGHGRELTSHEETAEAQKPPRRRCLFPGPQCPMPVPPSSLTSQPRGRRRSQASPCGLASQPGPALRSQARPGPALRSQAARPGPAVNGRGTPPGPAFHGHASGLGPALRNRTSAPGPAHRRRSASAPGPALHSRASAPGPALQHRHVPGSGSALRSRRHTSSPGPALRSRRCASVLGPALRNRRSHTSVSGPALRRRTSARGPAPQGRASESGPALRHRRASASGPALHCRAAAQGPAYRRGVAAPGSALSRPASSSRAPGSGPALRSRANQIGLALRNSFPTPGFVLRSRTILRSSPRSHASLPVSAGLSPPSSPGLALRRLVCQSRSSSPNPEAPSLAAQPHWHAVRMRASSPSPPGRLFPFFEQCGGSSSSSSSASGSPGQSPSSSSSSSSSFSSSTNFSGQSPSSPMFCGLGSISTPSPASLRRALLPELDALSPLSAEEQAETGSMPSSPTRPVV, encoded by the coding sequence ATGGCCACCCCATCGTCCAAGGAGAAGGCGCAGAAGCAACAGCTGGGTGAGGTGCCCCCAGGGCCAAAGAATGAGGTCGCCCTTGCTCCTGGCGATGCCTGCGGGGTCAGCAACCCCGATCCCGGTGCTTCGGTCCCCTCGGTCTCGAGCGACCTGTCTCCATCAGGTGGTGGTGCCCTGCACAGCGGCACAGCAGGTTCCTCTGCCTCCGCCCTGGCTGCCGTGGGCGCTATTTCGATCACTGGCGAGGGCCCATGGCTGCCCTTTATGGGCTGTGTGCTGGAGAGGGAGCGAGCTAACCTCCAGGGTGGCCGCAGTCCCCGCACCGAGCTGAAATGTGTGGTGCCTGAGGCAGGCCAAGGTCTCCAGACCTCACACGCGGGCAGCGTGGCCACCATGGTGCAAGCTATGAGGGGTGTGGGCCCCACCAGCGGGCCTCCGACCCAAGCCATGAGCCCAGGGAAGGGCCATGGGAGGGAGCTGACCAGCCACGAGGAGACTGCTGAAGCTCAGAAGCCTCCGCGGCGGCGCTGTCTGTTTCCTGGGCCTCAGTGCCCCATGCCTGTGCCACCATCTTCTCTGACGTCTcagccccgcggccgccgccgttCTCAAGCTTCTCCATGCGGCCTCGCATcccagccaggccctgccctccgAAGTCAGGCCAGACCAGGCCCAGCTCTCCGCAGTCAAgcagccaggccaggccctgcAGTCAATGGTCGTGGCACGCCGCCAGGCCCCGCCTTCCATGGCCATGCATCCGGGTTGGGCCCTGCTCTTCGCAACCGTACATCTGCACCAGGCCCTGCTCATCGTCGCCGTAGTGCATCCGCACCAGGCCCCGCTCTTCACTCCCGTGCATCTGCGCCAGGCCCTGCTCTCCAGCATCGCCATGTGCCTGGGTCGGGCTCAGCTCTCCGCAGCCGCCGCCATACTTCTTCGCCAGGCCCAGCTCTTCGCAGCCGCCGCTGTGCTTCCGTGCTGGGCCCAGCTCTCCGCAACCGCCGCAGCCACACATCCGTGTCGGGCCCTGCTCTTCGCCGCCGTACTTCCGCGCGGGGCCCAGCTCCCCAAGGTCGTGCTTCCGAGTCAGGTCCTGCTCTCCGCCACCGCCGTGCTTCCGCGTCGGGCCCTGCTCTCCACTGCCGTGCAGCCGCGCAGGGTCCAGCTTACCGCCGCGGTGTAGCGgctccaggctctgctctcagccgCCCTGCTTCCAGTAGCCGTGCACCCGGGTCCGGCCCTGCCCTCCGAAGCCGAGCCAACCAGATAGGCCTTGCTCTCCGCAACAGCTTCCCGACTCCAGGCTTTGTCCTGCGGAGCCGCACCATCCTGAGGTCATCCCCTAGAAGCCACgcctctctacctgtgtctgctGGCCTAagtcctccttcttcccctgggTTAGCCTTACGAAGGCTAGTCTGCCAGAGTAGGTCAAGCTCTCCTAATCCTGAGGCTCCAAGCCTTGCTGCCCAACCTCATTGGCATGCAGTCCGTATGCGTGCCTCCTCTCCGTCACCTCCTGGTaggctctttcctttctttgagcAGTGTGGTGGcagttcctcctcttcctcctctgcctctgggtCTCCTGGCCAgagcccctcctcttcctcctcctcttcttcctctttctcttcctccactaATTTTTCTGGCCAGAGCCCCTCTTCCCCTATGTTTTGTGGCTTGGGCTCCATTTCCACTCCTAGTCCTGCAAGCCTGAGGCGTGCCTTGCTGCCGGAGCTTGATGCCCTGAGCCCTCTTTCTGCGGAAGAGCAGGCTGAAACAGGGAGCATGCCTTCCTCCCCTACACGTCCTGTGGTGTGA